The stretch of DNA aattataattttcaggGAATGTTCATGAAGTTCACAAATGTGACTTGCGAAAGCAAGGACTTCAGCAAGAGTAGAGTGGAGTACTGTGAGGTGAAGACCCTGGGAAAGAATAAAAACAGTATTCGACTGCGCTACAGTATGCTCCAGCCAGTATTCGACAATATAGGGGTAATCTATGAATATAAGAGGTACCATATTCTGTTTTTCCATTGTATGCCTTCCTTTGCAGTTTCATTTTCAGCTAATGACGAAGGGTAGTGAAAGTGTCGACGGGACTCCAAATTGGCAACCCTTTCTCTACGCTGTAAACCTTGATATGTGTCGATTTTGGAAGAATCGCCACAATCACTTGGCCAAGATGGTGTTTGAATTTATAGAAGGCCACTCAAATCTGAACCACAGTTGCCCCTATACGGTTTGTTGAAGGAATCCAATACAGAGTGGTACATTTTACCAATACTATTAACTTTCAGAAAGAGAAATTCATTTCTATCGATGACGTTACAAATACTGAAGTCTCTAGCATGATTCGTGGTATTCCAATGGCCAAGGGTTTTTACTCCTTGTTTACCAGGTGGTCAACTGAAAACATAACGCGAGTTCTGACCAACTTTTACTTTGAAGTTTTGAGTGTTTAAAAAAAGTGATATGTCTTTTCTACcctgattattttttgaattaaaaattccaGTAAAAAATgttggcattaaaaatttaaaataaaggcATAACagcattacatttttgtaagagcttttatattaaatcttaaattcgTAGAACAACCTTGGTTATCAAAATGTCCATATTAtccataaacatttttcttaaaaagtttGAGTTTTTCATTCAGATTTTGGGACTCGACCTTTTTCATTAGTAAACAGAAGttacaaatttcaaaaacttAACATTTGATTAGAAAACtgctacaaaatattattaattattacttAGATGACTTAGATAACGCTTTACATCCAGACGGCATTATTGCGACGGCTCTGATTCTTGACGCTGCTGTAGAGCAGCCAACCGAAAACAGCTCCcactgcctaaaaatcgagGAAACGCtgattaaataaatccatatTGGGCAAAATGATCTAACCAACCTCTCCGATGACGAGCAGCCAGCAGACAATTTTGAATACCAGTAACTTATCGTCCAGATACTTGACGAATTCGGCCTTGCAGCCTGGCTTAAACACCCTGTAAGGTTGGTCCAAGCACTTGTTGTCCACACAGCAACTGGAGGGTATTCCATGATGGATGATCCAGTAGTCCTCGGAACTGTTGACGCCGCAGCACTGCAGCCAGCTCTCATAGAAGCCCAGGGCACCCGTCTCGTTGCGTTCCAACTGCCAGAGGCGATCGAATCCCTCGTTGATGCTGCCCGAGATTCCATCCTTGGTGCCGTGAGAGGCCATGCTGAGGAACAGCAGCTGGGAGAGGATCAGCAGCACCACAGCGATGACGTACTAGTGATAAGgagaaaattaaaaggaaTTAGGGTATTCAAGGAGtcaaaactattaaaataaactctaaaatttaaattatttttttcttaattctaGTTCGAACAGAAAGCACATGTTGTTGTGCTTTCTGACTgtttagtatttttaacaattaacaTGTTCTCCAAACACAACTGAGTTTTGAGAGTAAGATTCGTCAACTTC from Drosophila takahashii strain IR98-3 E-12201 chromosome 2R, DtakHiC1v2, whole genome shotgun sequence encodes:
- the LOC108060407 gene encoding uncharacterized protein, encoding MVNWVGKLIGLLMCLQCVTQLHGMFMKFTNVTCESKDFSKSRVEYCEVKTLGKNKNSIRLRYSMLQPVFDNIGFHFQLMTKGSESVDGTPNWQPFLYAVNLDMCRFWKNRHNHLAKMVFEFIEGHSNLNHSCPYTKEKFISIDDVTNTEVSSMIRGIPMAKGFYSLFTRWSTENITRVLTNFYFEVLSV
- the Tsp42Ei gene encoding tetraspanin-36 — its product is MGLGATTVKHVLLLLNFVFSVLGLALIAFGIFFLISAAENAVSIGENVAGGLIIGLGVVILIIAIFGCLAAIHEAPVRLLIYVIAVVLLILSQLLFLSMASHGTKDGISGSINEGFDRLWQLERNETGALGFYESWLQCCGVNSSEDYWIIHHGIPSSCCVDNKCLDQPYRVFKPGCKAEFVKYLDDKLLVFKIVCWLLVIGEAVGAVFGWLLYSSVKNQSRRNNAVWM